ACGGTCACGGTGACCGCGAAGGTGGTGTCGTCGGTGTTCATCACCACCATGAGCACCGTCGCCGGGTGCGGCGCGGTGTTGCCCATCGGTGGGGTCAGGTAGTCGACCGTCTCCGCGGGCAACCCGCACAGCGTGTGGCTCCGCACCCGCAGGTCGGTGGCGCCGAAGGAGTCCGCGAGCGCCCCGCGCTGGGCCTCGAACACCACATCGGGATCCTCGAAACCCGCCGCCCGTTCCAGGGTCATCACCGCGTTGGGCGCGAACTGGTCGTGGACGAGGCGGCGGTTGACCATCGTGAACCGGACCAACTGCGAGTCCATCCGGGTTTCGCGATCCCAGCCGCGCGGCTGCGGGATCCTCAGTACCGGCTCGTCATCGGCCAGCGACGGGATCGTGGTCATCGGGGCGTCGACCTGCGCGCAGTCGGCCGCTGCGAGCTCGACGTCCTCGTCCTGCGACGTCAGTGGCGATCGGTCCGGGCCGGCGACCGGGGTCGCGTAATGGATCACTTCGGTGCAGGAGGTCAGCACGGCGGCCGTGATCGCCAGCAGCGCGCCGGTGGTCCTCGCCGAGGTCAACATGGCCACCAACCTACTGCGAGCGCCGACCGGGTCAGTGGGCGAAATGGCGCGCGCCGGTCAGGTAGAGCGTGATGCCGGCCTTGGCCGCGGCCGCGGCGACCTCCTCGTCGCGGACCGAACCGCCGGGATGCACCACCGCCTTGACGCCGGCCTCGATCAGGACCTCGAGCCCGTCGGGGAACGGGAAGAACGCGTCCGACGCCGCGACCGCGCCGCGCACCCGGTCCCCGCCGCGCTGGACCGCCAGCCGGGCCGCGTCGACGCGGTTGACCTGGCCCATGCCCACGCCCACGGTCGCACCGTTCGCAGCCACCACGATCGCGTTGGACTTCACCGACCGGCACACCCGCCAGGCGAACTTCAGATCGGCAAGCGTTGCCGGATCGGCCGGTTCGCCGGTGGCCAGTCTCCAGTTGAGCGGGTCGTCGCCGGGGGCACCGAACTCGTCGCGCTGCTGAACCAGCAGCCCGCCGCTGATCTGGCGGAACTCCAGCGCGCCCGGCTGCGGTTCCGGCGCCACCAGTACGCGGATGTTCTTCTTGCGCTTGAGCACCTCCACCGCGCCCGGCTCGTAGGCGGGCGCGACGATCACCTCGGTGAAGATGTCGGCGACGGTTTCGGCCATCTCGACGCTCACCTCGGTGTT
The window above is part of the Mycolicibacterium hassiacum DSM 44199 genome. Proteins encoded here:
- a CDS encoding LpqN/LpqT family lipoprotein; translated protein: MLTSARTTGALLAITAAVLTSCTEVIHYATPVAGPDRSPLTSQDEDVELAAADCAQVDAPMTTIPSLADDEPVLRIPQPRGWDRETRMDSQLVRFTMVNRRLVHDQFAPNAVMTLERAAGFEDPDVVFEAQRGALADSFGATDLRVRSHTLCGLPAETVDYLTPPMGNTAPHPATVLMVVMNTDDTTFAVTVTVQTTDPANPTYQRDAETILSGFQVLPPPES